The following DNA comes from Aquipuribacter sp. SD81.
GCCGGCTGACGGACCCGGACCAGCGGTCCGCCGCGAGCGGGCCGACGCCTCACCGGGTGCCTAGGGTCGTGCCGTGCCCGCAGCCGACGACCCCGCCCCCGCGCCGCCGCCACCCCGCCGGGTCCTGCTGACCGGGGCGCGCGGTACGACCAGCGTCCCCCTCGCGGCCCTCCTCGCCCGGCAGGGCGACGTCGAGGTGCTGGGCGGCAGCAGCAGGCCGGAGGCGGTCGACCTCGAGGGGGTGACCCCGACGCGCCTGTCGTGGGACGACCCGGCCGGCTGGCCGGCGGCCCTCGACGGCGTCGACGCGGTGTACGTCGTGCTGCCCATCCGGTCCGACGCGCCGGAGATCCTGCGGGACGTGCTCGCGGACGTCGACCCGGGGACGCGCGTCGTGCTCCTGTCGGAGCGCAACGCCGACGACGGCGGGCCCGACGGCTGGACGGTGCGGGCCGAGCGGGCCGTCCGCGACAGCGGCCTGCCGTGGACGGTGCTGCGCCCCAGCTGGTTCATGCAGGTCCTCACGGACCCGCGCTTCTTCGGTGACGCGGTGCGGCAGGACGGTGAGCTGCCCTTCGCCGACGGCGGAGCGCCCGTGGCGTGGATCGACGCCCGCGACATCGCGGCGGTGGCGGAGCGGGCCCTCGTGTCCGACGGTCTCCTTGGGCGGGTGCTCGAGCTGTCCGGGCCGGAGTCGCTCACGCTCCGGGAGACCGCCGCACGGCTCGCCGCCGCGGCCGGGCGGCCGGTGAGCCACCGGTCCACGAGCGTCGAGGAGGCGGTCGCAGGCAGCGACGGCTTCGAGCGCGCGCTCAGCGCGTACACCTTCGAGCGCGTCGCGGCCGGACGCTTCGCCGAGGTGACCGGCACGGTGGCGGAGGTGACCGGCCGTCCCGCACGCAGCCTCGGGCAGTACCTGCACGAGGTGGGCCTCTGACCGCCGCCCACGGGCGTCGGCGGCGGCCTCGGGCGTCGTGGCGGGGTCCGGCGCGGTGCTAACCTCGTGGCTCGCAAGGGGCTGTGGCGCAGCTGGTAGCGCACCTCGTTCGCAACGAGGGGGTCAGGGGTTCGAGTCCCCTCAGCTCCACCCACCGGGGCCGGTCACCGACCGGCCCCGACGCTCGTCCGGGGCGGGCGACCGCCCGACCGTCGCTGTCGGACCGCGCCCCTACGGTCACCGGCCGTGGGACGCATCCTCTTCGACACCGCCACGAGCATCGACGGCTTCATCGCCGACCCGGACGGCTCCCTCGCCTGGCTCTTCGCCGTCGAGGGGGGCGAGGACCCCGACGAGGCGCTCTTCCCCAGCGGCGCGAGCGTGCTCGTCGAGGGCTCGACGACGTACGAGTGGATCCTCCGCGAGGAGGACGTGCTCGCCCACCCCGAGAAGTGGCAGGGCTTCCACGGCGACCGCCCGACGTTCGTCTTCACCCACCGGGACCTGCCGGTGCCCACCGGTGCCGACGTGCGGTTCGTGCGCGGGCCGGTCGCCGACGTCCTGCCGCGGCTGCGCGAGGCCGCCGGCGACGGCGACATCTGGGTCGTGGGAGGGGGCGACCTCGCCGGTCAGTTCCTCGACGCGGGCGCCCTCGACGAGGTCGCCCTGTCCGTGGCGCCGGTCGCCCTCGGCGGCGGCGCGCCGCTGCTGCCGCGGCGCGTCACCTCCGAGCGGCTCCGGCTGCGCTCCGCCGCCGCCCACGGGCAGTTCGCTCGGCTCGTCTACGAGGTCCGGCCGGCGCACGACGCGCTCAGCCCGTGACGCGCCCGTCGACCTCGGTCCGTACGCCCCCACCCATGAAGCACACGTGCCCGGGCAGCGGCAGCGCCTCGGGCAGCGGCTCCTCGTAGCCCCACGCGACGTCGGCGGGGCCGCCGACGAGCGAGCGGTACGTCGCGTCGCCCTCGTACGGGCAGGCGTGGCCGTGGTGCTGTCGCGCGGCCCCTCCGGCGTCGCGAGCGCACGGACGTACGTCGGGCACGAGCAGCAGCAGGTGGTCGGTGCCGCGGTCGCCTTAACGCTCGGACGTGTCGTGCACGACCACCTGGAGGGGGCGGGTGTCGCCGCTGCCTCACGCACGACCGTGTCGTGCCCGACCGTCTCGTGCGCGACCCTGTCGGGCGCGACACGGTCGTGCGTGACGCGAGTGGTGCAGCACCTCGCCCCAGGTGGTCGTGCACGACCGATCCCTACGACCGATCCCTACGACCGGTCCGTACGACCGGTGCCTGCGACCGGCCCGCACGAGCCCGGCCCGACCGGCCCGGCCGCCGTCACGACCAGGTCAGACCCAGCTCGGCCACCACATGCGCAGGCGCCACTCCGAGGTCGTGATGACCTGCGCCGTCCACACGGGGT
Coding sequences within:
- a CDS encoding NAD(P)H-binding protein, with translation MPAADDPAPAPPPPRRVLLTGARGTTSVPLAALLARQGDVEVLGGSSRPEAVDLEGVTPTRLSWDDPAGWPAALDGVDAVYVVLPIRSDAPEILRDVLADVDPGTRVVLLSERNADDGGPDGWTVRAERAVRDSGLPWTVLRPSWFMQVLTDPRFFGDAVRQDGELPFADGGAPVAWIDARDIAAVAERALVSDGLLGRVLELSGPESLTLRETAARLAAAAGRPVSHRSTSVEEAVAGSDGFERALSAYTFERVAAGRFAEVTGTVAEVTGRPARSLGQYLHEVGL
- a CDS encoding dihydrofolate reductase family protein, whose protein sequence is MGRILFDTATSIDGFIADPDGSLAWLFAVEGGEDPDEALFPSGASVLVEGSTTYEWILREEDVLAHPEKWQGFHGDRPTFVFTHRDLPVPTGADVRFVRGPVADVLPRLREAAGDGDIWVVGGGDLAGQFLDAGALDEVALSVAPVALGGGAPLLPRRVTSERLRLRSAAAHGQFARLVYEVRPAHDALSP
- a CDS encoding DUF427 domain-containing protein, translating into MPDVRPCARDAGGAARQHHGHACPYEGDATYRSLVGGPADVAWGYEEPLPEALPLPGHVCFMGGGVRTEVDGRVTG